The Candidatus Bathyarchaeota archaeon genome window below encodes:
- a CDS encoding ABC transporter ATP-binding protein — protein MEDYVIEVKDVSKVYRSEGGVETWALRDVSLNLRRGDLAAIMGPSGHGKSTLLHIMGLLDRPSKGTVVIDGVDTSRLSDAELAYIRGVKIGFVFQMYNLINRITVLENIELPLVARGVPRAKRIALAREALLKVEGDESWLDKRPTQLSGGQQQRVALARAIVHNPSIILADEPTGALDSKTSIEILRLFQKLNREGCTIVIVTHSPEVASYARRVIFLRDGRIVGEEERG, from the coding sequence ATGGAAGACTATGTCATCGAGGTCAAAGACGTTAGCAAGGTCTACAGAAGCGAAGGCGGCGTGGAGACGTGGGCTTTACGAGACGTGAGTCTAAACCTTCGCAGAGGAGACCTCGCCGCCATAATGGGTCCATCGGGCCACGGTAAGTCTACGCTTTTACATATAATGGGCCTACTGGATAGGCCCTCTAAGGGAACGGTTGTGATAGACGGGGTAGATACGAGTAGGCTTTCAGATGCTGAGCTAGCCTATATAAGAGGCGTGAAAATAGGCTTCGTATTCCAGATGTACAACTTGATAAACCGTATAACCGTTTTGGAGAACATCGAGCTTCCCCTAGTGGCTAGGGGGGTTCCTAGGGCTAAACGGATCGCCTTGGCCCGTGAAGCCTTGTTGAAGGTCGAGGGCGACGAGTCTTGGCTCGATAAACGTCCTACCCAGCTAAGCGGCGGTCAGCAACAGAGGGTTGCATTGGCTAGGGCTATAGTACATAATCCCTCGATCATATTGGCGGACGAGCCGACCGGGGCTTTAGACTCCAAGACGAGCATAGAAATCTTACGGCTTTTCCAGAAGCTCAACCGAGAGGGATGTACAATAGTCATAGTGACCCACAGCCCTGAAGTAGCCTCCTATGCCAGAAGAGTAATTTTC